The Cervus elaphus chromosome 9, mCerEla1.1, whole genome shotgun sequence genomic interval CGCACAGGTTGAAAATGCTTTATACTTTCCATGGGCTGATGAGATTCCACAGATAGAGGACACTATCTTCGAGTAAGAGTAAAGAATACCAGTCAGGGGACCACCACCTATAATCATAGCTCCAAAACACAGTGTTGTGTTATTGAGGAAAGTGTCATAACAGGCAAGTTGGACAAGCTGTTTGGTTTCACAGAAAAAGTGGTGTATTTCCAAGTCTGAGCAGAAGGACAAACGTAACACCATTAAGCTGTGTAACAATGAGTATGTTGCACTTATTACCCAGGACCCCAAAACCAGACATCCACAGAGCTGAGGGTTCACGATGACTGTGTAGTGCAAagggtggcagatggccacgtaCCGATCATAGGCCATCACAGCCAGGAGAAAGTCATCTAATTCTGCAAAGAGTATGTAAAAATACATCTGGGTGATGCACCCTTCATAGGTTATGACTTGGCTCTGCATCTGGATGTTCCACAGCATCTTTGGGATGGTGGTGGAGATGAAGCAGATATCTACAAAggacaggttggagaggaagaagtacatgggggtgtggaggtgggagtctgAGCTGACAgccaggatgatgagcaggtttccAAACACAGTGATCAGGTATATGGAGAGGAAAAGTCCAAATATGAGGGGTTGCAGTTCTGGTTCCTCTgaaaatcccagaagaagaaattttgaaaattgtGTGTTGTTCCTTGGTTCCATGTGGTGGAAGTGACTATTGGGCAAAAGAAAATACCAAGAATAATTCTCACTTGAACAGGGATAATTTACATAACTGAActactataatttttattttgttggcaAGAAATTGATGTTAAGATGTTATATATAGATAAATTCCCTTGAGGGTACACCCCATTTCACCTGTTAAAATTTTTGCCCCATtcacagtatatttttaaagagttcatgtattgggttgaccaaaagaGTTGCTCATTGTTTTTTTCATGTAAGATGGATCTAGTAGCACTCACTTGTCTTTAACATAATTTGAAACAATTGTGTTATATTGTGACAGATATCATATcagcatgcatttaaaaaaataaaaattggtgaatttttgtatagctattttaatattgaagatggaagagaaAGGCAGCATTTTCAgaattatattctttattatttcaagagtGGTAAAAATGCAATGACAAAGGGttaaaaaaatggcaaaaaattaaaaagagatttgTGAAATATGTGGAAAAGATGATGTGACTGATCAAATATGTCAAAAGAGGTTTACGATATTTCATGCTTGAGATTTCTTGGTATACAATGCATCTTGGACAAGAAGACCAGGTGAACTTGATAGCAATAAAATCAAGATGTTCATTGAGAACAATCAACATTACACCAAGAAGGAGAGAGttaataaactcaaaatatccaaatcaagtgtTGAAAGTCATTAGCTTGGTTTTgttaatcactttgatgtttgTTAAAATCACTTTGATGTTTGTTAATCACataagtgaaagttgttcagtcatgtccaactctttgagaccccatggactatacagtccatggaattctccaggctagaatactggagtgggtagcctttcccttctccagtggatctcccaaaccagggatcgaacctaggtcttccacatagtaggcagattctttatcagctgtgtgtgacaagggaagcccttatcacataagtaaagcaaaaagaaagaaaagaaaagaaaatccttctTGACCACATTTCCACATATGACTCTacttaaatgtaatgaaaacattctatttttgaaataaaatgtgacaggtgatgaaaagtggatactgtacaataatgtggaatggaagagCTAAGCAAAATTAACCCACCACCAACCATGCCAAAGGccggtcttcatccaaagaaggtgatgttaTGTATAcggtgggattggaagggagtcctctattgTGAGGTCTTTTTCGAAAATCAAAAGATTAATTCCAGCAAGTGCTGCTTCCTATTAGACCAGCTGAAGACAGCACTTGATGAATAGCATCCAGAATTAGTgaacagaaaatgcataatcttccatcaggaaACCACAAGACTGCttatttctttgatgaccaggaaAAAATTCTTACTACTTGGCTAGGTAGTTCTGagtcatctgccatattcaccaaACATTGTACCttcaaatttccatttatttcagtctttacaaaattctcttgacggagggaaaaaaaaagaattcacttccctggaagactgtaaaaagCACCTGGAACAATTCTCTATTCAAAAAGATTTAACATTTtaggaagatggaattatgaagttgcctgaaaaatggcagaaagtagtggaacaaaacagtgaatatGTTGTCCAATAAAGttctttgtgaaaatgaaaaacatgtcttttattttacttgaaaaaaatgaaggaatttttttttgtcaGCACAATATTTACTGTTTTAATAAGAAACTCTTTCATGACTTTGAGAAGTATATATTGAAAGTCAACATATTTCAAACACATACTGGGAATAAACAGAGGCAGAAAAACAAATCCCCCACAATCCAAGAAAGATGAAAATTGATATTCAAATAAGTATATTATAGACTGTATCCAGTGATGACAGattctatgaagaaaataaagccagGTATAAAGGAAAGAGAGGCAGGAGGTGCTATTCTGTACTGAGTGCTCAAGCAAGGCCAGCAGACAAGATGATAATTGAACAGATAGCTCAAGaaagaaacttccctggtggctcagatgttaaagcatctgcctacaatgcaggagaccagggtttgatccctgggtggagaagatcccctggagaaggaaatggcaacccactccagtactcttgcctggaaaatcccgtcgACGGAGGAGCctataggctacagtccatggggttgcaaagagtcagacatgactgaccaacttcactttcactttaagctcAAGAAAGAGAGATAAGGATCTAGAAAGATCAGAAAAAGTGTGTGCCTGGCAGGGggaatgggctttcctggttggctcagatggtaaagaatctgcctgctaatgtaggagatgctggttcaatctctgggttggcaagctcctctggagaaggaaatggcaaccagtcccagtattcttgcctgggaaaccccatggacagaggagcctggtaggctacagtgcatggggttgcaaaagagtcagacatgatttagcgaataacaacaacaaatacacgAGTCCAAGTGCCTCTGTTTTAAGAACTTCTCTCACTCCACAAGGCACAGGTTCACAGACACACCATGGTCTCCTGGGCTGTGTTTCTATCATGACTTTCATTCCCAGAACCACCCTCCTTAAGCCATGGGGGGGTGACAACTCAAGTTGGTCAGATCAGATTAGCTTTCTCCTAAAGAATGTGGAAAACCTAGAAATTCCAGTTTATAAGCTTCCAAGAGAATAGATTTGGGGTTCCTTTTTGCTATGGCCACTTTCTGccccatttttaaagaaataaaaaagttatgGGAGAGGGATAgagaggggaaaaatgaaaaaaaaaaaatctaataagcTCAAATGGCTCCTGACATAATGTGATGAAGAAAAGCTTTCTTGGTTGGGCAGCCTTTCAACTTCAGCTACAGTCTTTGGTGCCACGAAAAAAATCATGAAGATAAATACCTTTCTGTTTTCCCCAAGGACAGAAACAGTGATATCTGTATGATGTGAGAAACCATAGCATATGTAGTCTAATATGTCTCAtcctaaaatgaaaagaaatgtccTTATTTCACTGGATATCCCTCTCAGGTTATAACCTATTTGTCTAGTCCTATAATTTATTGTAttatgaacattcattggaaggattgatactgaagttAAACcttctatactttggccacctgattcaaagagctgactcattgggaaggaCCCTGAAAAGTTGTGGACAAGGGggagacagatgatgagatggttggatgacattactgatttagtggacatgagtttgagcaaactaggGGAGATaacaatggacagagaagcc includes:
- the LOC122700874 gene encoding olfactory receptor 7A17-like → MEPRNNTQFSKFLLLGFSEEPELQPLIFGLFLSIYLITVFGNLLIILAVSSDSHLHTPMYFFLSNLSFVDICFISTTIPKMLWNIQMQSQVITYEGCITQMYFYILFAELDDFLLAVMAYDRYVAICHPLHYTVIVNPQLCGCLVLGSWVISATYSLLHSLMVLRLSFCSDLEIHHFFCETKQLVQLACYDTFLNNTTLCFGAMIIGGGPLTGILYSYSKIVSSICGISSAHGKYKAFSTCASHLSIVSLFYFSGLGVYLSSAATHSSHSSATGSVMYTVVTPMLNPFIYSLRNKDIKRALKRFFGMETFIKRLFSPGLKNCP